One window from the genome of Leishmania mexicana MHOM/GT/2001/U1103 complete genome, chromosome 18 encodes:
- a CDS encoding putative citrate synthase, with protein MRALRRSVFRGVAGLRMASSALSEMKEQMQKRHSEEQQKINDLRKKHGHEKLCDATIDAVYGGMRGITGLVYEPSLLDSAEGIRFRGFTILECQEKLPKAPGGKEPLPEAMFWLLMTGEVPTEEQAKGLNEELHRRADPEAIAAAQKAIAALPKSTHPMTAFSVGVLALQTYSKFAAAYAAGKSNKKTYWEYALEDSLDMLGRTPAVAAMIYNRETKGQVELAAPSNSSLDWAANFANMLGFKDEEFRECMRLYLSLHADHEGGNVSAHTTTLVASALSDPYLAFSAGLNGLAGPLHGLANQEVLNYLFSMQERVKADGVNVHDEAALEEALTKYTWELLKSGQVVPGYGHAVLRKVDPRYTSQRNFCLRHNFEDELFKLVNTIYKIMPGILTEHGKTKNPYPNVDAHSGVLLQHYGLTEQNYYTVLFGLSRQMGVLTGVVWDRLQGRPLERPKSITTEMLAKKYLCNSL; from the coding sequence ATGCGCGCTCTTCGCCGCTCCGTCttccgcggcgtcgccggtCTCCGCATGGCGTCATCAGCATTGAGTGAGATGAAGGAGCAGATGCAGAAGCGCCATagcgaagagcagcagaagatcAACGACCTCAGGAAGAAGCACGGCCATGAGAAGCTGTGCGACGCCACCATTGATGCGGTGTACGGCGGCATgcgcggcatcaccggccTCGTGTACGAGCCATCACTGCTGGACTCGGCAGAGGGCATCCGCTTCCGCGGCTTCACGATCTTGGAGTGCCAGGAGAAGCTGCCCAAGGCACCGGGCGGCaaggagccgctgccggaggCGATGTTCTGGCTGCTGATGACCGGCGAGGTGCCGACGGAGGAGCAGGCAAAGGGCCTGaacgaggagctgcaccgccgcgccgacCCCGAGGCGATtgccgcggcgcagaaggcgatcgcggcgctgccgaagAGCACGCACCCGATGACGGCGTTCAGTGTGGGCGTGCTTGCGCTGCAGACCTACTCGAAGTTTGCTGCGGCTTACGCGGCGGGCAAGTCGAACAAGAAGACGTACTGGGAGTACGCCCTGGAGGACTCGCTGGACATGCTGGGGCgcacgccggcggtggcggcgatgatcTACAACCGCGAGACCAAGGGCCAGGTGGAGTTGGCGGCAccgagcaacagcagcctGGACTGGGCGGCGAATTTTGCGAACATGTTGGGCTTCAAGGACGAGGAGTTCCGGGAGTGCATGCGGCtgtacctctctctccacgctGACCACGAGGGGGGAAACGTGTCTGCACACACGACGACGCTGGTTGCCTCGGCTCTGAGCGACCCCTACCTCGCCTTCAGCGCTGGCCTGAACGGGCTTGCTGGCCCGCTGCATGGGCTGGCGAACCAGGAGGTGCTGAATTACTTGTTCAGCATGCAGGAGCGTGTAAAGGCAGACGGCGTGAACGTGCATGATGAGgcagcgctggaggaggcgttgACCAAGTACACGTGGGAGCTGCTCAAGTCCGGCCAGGTGGTGCCCGGCTACGGCcacgcggtgctgcgcaagGTGGACCCGCGCTACACATCCCAGCGCAACTTCTGCCTGCGCCACAACTTCGAGGACGAGCTATTCAAGCTCGTCAACACCATCTACAAGATCATGCCCGGCATCCTGACGGAGCACGGCAAGACCAAGAACCCCTACCCCAACGTCGACGCGCACTCCGGCGTGCTACTGCAGCACTACGGACTGACGGAGCAGAACTACTACACGGTGCTGTTCGGCCTGTCGCGCCAGATGGGCGTCCTGACCGGTGTCGTCTGGGACCGCCTGCAGGGCCGCCCGCTCGAGCGCCCGAAGTCGATCACGACGGAGATGCTCGCAAAGAAATACCTGTGCAACTCCTTGTGA